A genomic stretch from Lathyrus oleraceus cultivar Zhongwan6 chromosome 2, CAAS_Psat_ZW6_1.0, whole genome shotgun sequence includes:
- the LOC127120076 gene encoding thiol-disulfide oxidoreductase LTO1, translating into MATFTVATLSLSSSRLFAPVRYNRHPSQLRPNLLYKNWHLPRLPPLKCSSSSSEPETSATDWTYKLIAGLAGIGFLETSYLAYLKLTDSDVFCPVGGDTCSNILNSDYAVVFGVPLPLIGMVAYSFVAALSLQLATKENLPLGINRASAQLVLLGSTTSMATASAYFLYILTTAFSGSSCSYCLLSVLLSFSLFFITLKDIGLQEKFKQLGLQLFIASLVILTLNTSYSSAKSDSSSGAKIDLPYFATEITAPSSPFALSLAKYLHSIGAKMYGAFWCSHCLEQKEMFGREAAKQLEYVECFPDGFRTGTKMIDACIDAKIEGFPTWIINGQVLSGEAELSELAQMSGYSESDQPS; encoded by the exons ATGGCTACCTTCACCGTCGCAACACTATCACTGTCATCTTCTCGTTTATTCGCTCCGGTTCGTTACAACCGTCATCCGAGCCAACTCAGGCCGAATCTCCTGTATAAGAATTGGCACCTTCCGAGGCTGCCGCCTCTAAAATGCTCCTCTTCATCTTCGGAACCGGAAACCTCCGCAACTGATTGGACCTATAAGCTGATTGCAGGACTTGCCGGAATTGGATTCCTCGAAACCTCCTATCTTGCTTACCTTAAGCTCACTGATTCCGATGTCTTTTGCCCCGTCGGAGGTGACACCTGCTCCAACATACTCAATAGTGATTACGCCGTCGTTTTTG GTGTACCTCTTCCTTTGATTGGAATGGTTGCGTATAGTTTTGTAGCTGCTCTTAGTCTTCAGTTAGCTACAAAGGAGAATTTACCTTTGGGGATTAACAGAGCCAGTGCTCAATTAGTGTTGCTTGGAAGCACAACCTCAATGGCAACTGCTAGTGCTTATTTTTTGTACATTCTAACCACAGCGTTCTCGGGATCATCTTGCTCATATTGTCTGCTTTCAGTCCTCTTGTCATTTTCCTTATTTTTTATCACACTCAAG GACATTGGATTGCAAGAGAAGTTTAAACAACTCGGTTTGCAGTTGTTTATTGCTAGCTTGGTGATTCTCACGCTGAACACCTCCTATAGCAGTGCAAAATCTGACTCCTCAAG CGGGGCTAAAATTGATCTTCCATATTTTGCGACAGAGATTACAGCTCCATCAAGCCCCTTTGCATTATCTCTAGCAAAGTATTTGCACTCCATAGGAGCTAAAATGTATGGAGCTTTCTGGTGTTCACACTGTCTGGAACAAAAAGAG ATGTTTGGACGTGAGGCAGCCAAGCAATTGGAGTATGTGGAATGTTTTCCTGACGGATTTCGAACAGGAACTAAAATGATCGATGCATGCATAGATGCCAAAATAGAAGGTTTCCCTACATGGATTATTAATGGCCAG GTTCTGAGTGGTGAAGCAGAATTATCAGAGCTGGCACAAATGTCTGGTTATAGTGAATCTGATCAACCTAGTTAA